From one Chloroflexota bacterium genomic stretch:
- a CDS encoding ABC transporter permease: MEKTTSRNSLINRLPFDIYTLRLFVISFAIFVAFSLLLPDKFLTIRNMQSMMVQFPEYGILAFAIMITMLTGGIDLSIVGAANLSAVVAALVLTRLAGENGAGMSPVLVIPLAMISALIVGSICGLFNGFLVSTVGITPILATLGTGAIYTGLSFVVTGGPAITTTQLAFIGNGYILGLPIPVIVFTVIAVVFSIMLNRTTFGFNVYMLGTNPTAALYSGINSNRVLLRTYWIAGLVASIAGIIFLARTNSAKPDFGASFILLTVLIAILGGVSYTGGFGTVSGLVLAVLSIQFLSTGLNMLMLELFPSSAAIFFRQIAWGGLLLLVMVLTFYVDRRRKRSPGTQT; encoded by the coding sequence ATGGAAAAAACTACTTCTCGGAATTCATTGATAAACCGTCTGCCGTTCGACATTTATACGCTGCGCCTGTTTGTCATCTCATTTGCCATCTTCGTGGCATTCAGCCTGTTGCTGCCCGACAAGTTTCTGACCATCAGGAACATGCAGTCGATGATGGTACAGTTTCCGGAGTACGGCATCCTGGCTTTCGCCATCATGATCACCATGCTGACCGGCGGCATTGACCTGTCCATCGTCGGCGCGGCCAACCTGTCGGCGGTAGTAGCGGCGTTGGTTCTGACACGGCTGGCCGGCGAGAATGGCGCCGGCATGTCGCCGGTATTGGTTATTCCCCTGGCCATGATCAGCGCCCTCATCGTCGGTTCTATCTGCGGCCTGTTCAACGGGTTCCTGGTATCGACCGTGGGCATCACACCGATTCTGGCCACCCTGGGCACCGGTGCCATCTACACCGGCCTGTCGTTCGTAGTCACGGGTGGTCCGGCCATCACTACAACCCAGTTGGCTTTCATCGGCAACGGCTACATTCTGGGCCTGCCGATCCCCGTCATCGTCTTCACTGTGATAGCTGTTGTCTTTTCTATCATGCTCAACCGCACGACCTTTGGCTTCAACGTCTACATGCTTGGCACCAACCCGACGGCAGCCCTCTACTCAGGTATCAACAGCAACCGCGTGCTGTTACGCACATACTGGATCGCCGGTCTGGTGGCCAGCATTGCGGGCATCATCTTCCTGGCCCGAACCAACTCGGCCAAACCAGACTTCGGCGCATCGTTCATCTTGCTGACAGTGCTTATCGCTATTTTGGGTGGCGTCAGCTACACCGGTGGCTTCGGCACGGTCTCCGGCCTGGTGCTGGCTGTGTTGAGCATACAGTTCCTCTCGACCGGCCTCAACATGTTGATGTTGGAGTTGTTCCCTTCCAGCGCAGCCATCTTCTTCCGCCAGATTGCGTGGGGTGGGTTGCTTTTGCTGGTGATGGTGCTCACTTTTTACGTCGATCGGCGACGCAAACGCAGTCCGGGCACCCAAACTTAG
- a CDS encoding RuBisCO large subunit C-terminal-like domain-containing protein, with product MIFPETSLSLSGERFGVCYRLVAETQAKARAKAYGICLEQTVEIPDSLLADDDIRAHLVGRIEALEAAGEERYDATISYPIEAAAGELTQLLNVVFGNSAMHPGIKVLHLDLPESLLMQFHGPRFGREGIRSLLGVTDRALLCTALKPMGLGASDLADLAYKLALGGIDIIKEDHGLTGQSFAPFSERVPRCAEAVQRANRETGYCCLYVPNVTAPADQIVARAFKARGSGAGGIMVAPGLVGWDSVRILAQNSALGLPILSHPAWLGTFAIHPDQGLSHRVVFGQLPRLAGADATIFVNFGGRFSFSRADCRGIVEATAADMGPLKPIFPIPAGGMTLDRLPELSRFYGKEAIFLIAGALYGQGPDLVASSRQFRRLVEQA from the coding sequence ATGATCTTCCCGGAAACCTCGCTGAGCCTTTCGGGCGAGCGTTTTGGCGTATGCTATCGCCTCGTCGCTGAAACCCAGGCCAAGGCCAGGGCAAAAGCCTATGGCATCTGCCTGGAGCAGACGGTTGAAATACCCGACAGCCTGCTGGCTGACGACGACATCCGCGCCCACCTGGTCGGACGCATCGAGGCGCTGGAAGCTGCGGGAGAAGAGCGATACGACGCTACGATCAGCTATCCCATCGAAGCCGCGGCCGGTGAGCTCACGCAACTACTCAACGTGGTCTTTGGCAATTCGGCCATGCATCCCGGGATCAAGGTACTCCACCTCGATCTTCCGGAGAGTTTGTTGATGCAGTTTCATGGGCCGCGTTTTGGTAGAGAGGGAATTCGATCTCTGCTGGGAGTCACAGATCGAGCCTTGCTTTGTACGGCGCTCAAGCCCATGGGACTAGGGGCAAGCGATCTGGCGGACCTGGCATACAAGCTGGCCCTTGGCGGCATTGACATCATCAAAGAGGATCACGGCCTGACCGGGCAATCCTTCGCCCCCTTCTCCGAAAGAGTCCCCCGCTGCGCAGAGGCAGTCCAACGAGCCAATCGCGAGACAGGCTACTGCTGTCTCTATGTTCCCAACGTGACCGCTCCAGCTGACCAGATCGTTGCCCGCGCCTTCAAGGCCAGGGGCTCTGGAGCCGGCGGCATCATGGTGGCTCCAGGCCTGGTGGGTTGGGACAGCGTGCGGATCCTGGCACAGAACAGCGCCCTTGGCCTGCCCATTCTGAGCCACCCTGCCTGGCTGGGAACCTTTGCCATCCACCCGGACCAGGGCCTGTCGCACCGGGTCGTTTTCGGCCAGCTGCCGCGCCTGGCAGGGGCAGACGCCACCATATTCGTGAATTTCGGCGGCCGCTTTTCCTTCAGCCGCGCCGATTGCCGGGGCATTGTGGAGGCCACCGCTGCTGACATGGGTCCTTTGAAACCCATCTTTCCCATCCCGGCCGGTGGCATGACGCTGGACAGGCTGCCCGAGTTGTCGCGTTTCTACGGCAAGGAAGCCATCTTCCTCATCGCCGGCGCTCTCTATGGACAGGGACCCGACCTTGTGGCCAGTAGCCGCCAGTTTCGCCGGCTCGTTGAACAGGCTTAG
- a CDS encoding FGGY family carbohydrate kinase, whose amino-acid sequence MSGSYVLGIDFGTESVRVGIFDQTGQPVVFASQPYPLNHPHPGWAEQRPDEWWSALVVATRSAMAKSGIARKEIVGLGADCTSCTVVAMDEHFQPLRPAIIWMDVRAAEQARRIAESGHPALKYNGYGNVSAEWLPCKTLWLKENEPEIYRQASHVGEFIDWLTFRLTGQWTASINNTSIRWYYDRAEGGWPDDFYEQIGLGDLISRFPQRVLDMGEIAGTLLPDVADELGLPAGIPVAQGGADGYVAMIGLNVLQPGKLAFITGSSHLLLGQSATPLFAKGIFGAFTDAILPGQYTVEGGQVSTGSVVKWFKDNFCAKEVLQAAEQGVDAYTVLDRLAKPIPPGSEGLIVLDYWQGNRTPYVDPEARGIVRGLSLKHTTGHLFRAIIEGIAYGTEHILRTFRQNGFVVDEMVASGGPTRSPLWMQIHADVSNVPITLTAVPDGPALGSAILGAVAAGLFPDIQSAAQQMVQVRTRIEPDPARHQAYRFYVEQYINTYPPLQQLTHEMVRHVSAS is encoded by the coding sequence ATGTCCGGTTCCTATGTCCTGGGCATCGATTTTGGCACGGAGAGCGTGCGGGTTGGTATATTCGATCAGACGGGGCAACCTGTCGTGTTTGCTTCCCAGCCGTACCCGCTCAATCACCCACATCCGGGATGGGCCGAGCAGCGCCCGGACGAGTGGTGGTCTGCCCTGGTTGTAGCCACGCGATCTGCAATGGCCAAGAGCGGCATTGCCAGGAAAGAGATCGTCGGCCTGGGAGCGGATTGCACAAGTTGTACCGTTGTGGCGATGGATGAGCACTTTCAGCCGTTGCGCCCTGCGATTATCTGGATGGACGTCCGCGCCGCCGAGCAGGCCCGACGCATCGCAGAGAGCGGCCATCCAGCCCTCAAATACAACGGCTATGGCAACGTGTCCGCCGAATGGTTGCCCTGCAAAACCCTCTGGCTCAAGGAGAACGAGCCGGAGATCTACCGGCAGGCCAGCCATGTAGGCGAATTCATCGACTGGTTGACTTTCCGTTTGACCGGGCAGTGGACTGCCAGCATCAACAACACCAGTATCCGCTGGTACTACGACCGAGCCGAGGGTGGCTGGCCCGATGATTTCTACGAGCAGATTGGCCTTGGCGACCTTATCTCTCGATTCCCGCAGCGTGTTCTGGACATGGGCGAGATAGCAGGGACTCTGTTGCCCGACGTGGCCGACGAGCTTGGCCTGCCAGCCGGCATCCCTGTGGCCCAAGGTGGCGCAGATGGCTACGTGGCCATGATTGGCTTGAATGTGTTGCAGCCGGGCAAGCTGGCATTCATCACCGGTTCCTCCCATTTACTCCTGGGCCAGAGCGCAACGCCACTCTTCGCCAAAGGCATCTTTGGAGCCTTCACCGACGCCATCCTGCCCGGTCAATACACTGTCGAGGGTGGCCAGGTGTCCACCGGCTCCGTCGTCAAATGGTTCAAGGACAACTTCTGTGCCAAAGAGGTGCTGCAGGCTGCCGAACAAGGCGTTGATGCATACACTGTTCTCGACCGGTTGGCAAAACCGATCCCGCCTGGCTCCGAAGGGCTGATCGTCCTCGACTATTGGCAGGGCAACCGCACACCCTACGTTGACCCCGAAGCGCGCGGCATCGTGCGCGGCCTCTCCCTAAAACACACCACTGGCCACCTGTTCCGAGCCATCATCGAGGGGATCGCCTACGGCACGGAGCATATCCTTCGCACGTTTCGCCAAAACGGTTTCGTGGTGGATGAGATGGTGGCGTCCGGTGGACCCACCAGGAGTCCCCTTTGGATGCAGATCCATGCCGACGTCAGCAATGTGCCCATCACCCTGACCGCCGTGCCCGATGGTCCTGCACTGGGCTCCGCTATCCTGGGCGCCGTGGCCGCCGGGCTCTTCCCCGACATCCAGAGCGCGGCCCAGCAGATGGTGCAGGTCCGCACACGTATCGAACCCGATCCCGCCAGACACCAGGCCTATCGCTTCTACGTTGAGCAGTACATCAACACCTATCCGCCGCTGCAGCAACTGACCCACGAGATGGTGCGCCACGTCAGCGCTTCTTGA
- a CDS encoding enolase C-terminal domain-like protein has protein sequence MRMHISQMAGITPAVKVAGFADMYGIRTAWHGPSNTSPVGHAANLHLDLWAPNFGIQEWYRASELDYEMFPGLPEVRNGYMLSNDRPGLGIDIDETLAAKYPPGDKVVQWTQTRLPDGSPARP, from the coding sequence GTGCGCATGCACATCAGCCAGATGGCAGGCATCACTCCCGCGGTCAAGGTCGCCGGTTTTGCCGACATGTATGGTATACGCACCGCCTGGCACGGCCCCAGTAATACCTCCCCCGTGGGCCACGCAGCCAATCTGCACCTCGACCTCTGGGCGCCCAATTTTGGCATTCAGGAGTGGTACCGGGCCTCGGAGCTGGACTACGAGATGTTCCCCGGTTTGCCAGAAGTACGCAATGGCTATATGCTTTCCAACGACCGGCCCGGCCTCGGCATCGATATCGACGAAACATTGGCTGCCAAATACCCGCCCGGGGACAAGGTCGTGCAGTGGACACAAACGCGGCTGCCCGACGGCAGTCCGGCCCGTCCGTGA
- a CDS encoding aldo/keto reductase: MNYVDFGSTGQRVSQMCLGTMMFGERCDEAESERILSAAMDQGITFVDTAAMYGQGRTEEIMGRILKGRRDQLFIVTKVTRSTDAAWIRESIDESLARLQLDYVDLYLIHWPREQMHTVEMMEGLNDVVLQGKARFVGCSNFPAWLVAHCNAIAQRKGWAPLICNQVPYNLIERGIEVEVLPQAAAEGIAIMTYRPLLIGILAGKYQPGQAMPADSRGQTDGRIATWVARYADGLRRFNQFASERGLHPAQLAIAWQCHTPGVTSPIAGVSSLGQLQASIDAFDVALTAEEYAEISAMFDTAVKEESGGNYPNLRRSHDLVAS, translated from the coding sequence ATGAACTACGTTGATTTTGGCAGTACTGGTCAGCGGGTTTCCCAGATGTGTCTGGGCACCATGATGTTTGGCGAACGCTGCGACGAGGCAGAATCCGAGCGGATCCTCTCAGCAGCTATGGACCAGGGCATCACCTTTGTCGATACGGCGGCGATGTACGGACAGGGGCGCACCGAGGAGATCATGGGACGCATCCTGAAAGGACGACGGGATCAGCTGTTTATCGTCACCAAGGTGACCAGGAGCACCGACGCGGCCTGGATTCGAGAGAGCATCGACGAAAGCCTGGCCCGCCTGCAGTTGGACTACGTCGACCTCTACCTGATTCATTGGCCCCGGGAGCAGATGCACACCGTGGAGATGATGGAAGGGCTCAATGATGTGGTTCTCCAGGGCAAGGCCCGTTTCGTCGGCTGTTCCAACTTTCCGGCCTGGCTGGTGGCTCATTGTAACGCCATTGCCCAGCGGAAGGGTTGGGCGCCGTTGATCTGCAATCAAGTACCCTACAATCTGATCGAGCGAGGCATTGAGGTCGAGGTGCTTCCCCAGGCCGCCGCCGAGGGGATCGCCATCATGACCTACCGGCCTCTGTTGATCGGCATATTGGCCGGTAAGTACCAACCTGGCCAGGCGATGCCTGCCGACTCCCGCGGCCAGACCGATGGGCGCATTGCAACCTGGGTAGCCAGGTATGCCGATGGCCTGCGTCGCTTCAACCAGTTTGCATCCGAGCGGGGCCTGCATCCGGCGCAGCTGGCAATCGCATGGCAATGCCACACACCCGGAGTGACGTCGCCGATCGCCGGCGTGAGTTCGTTGGGCCAGTTGCAGGCCAGCATCGACGCCTTCGATGTGGCTCTCACTGCCGAAGAATATGCCGAGATTTCGGCCATGTTCGACACCGCCGTCAAGGAAGAGAGCGGCGGCAACTATCCTAACCTGCGCCGGTCCCATGACCTGGTGGCCAGTTAG
- a CDS encoding DUF4177 domain-containing protein codes for MTKWEYKIVDSKNVSGGGIFKGKERADLETYLNGLGKDGWEIINLDFLELENRSEFLGVAKREVTA; via the coding sequence ATGACGAAATGGGAGTACAAGATCGTTGATTCCAAGAACGTTTCCGGGGGCGGAATTTTCAAAGGGAAAGAGCGAGCTGACCTGGAAACATATTTAAACGGACTCGGAAAGGATGGATGGGAGATCATCAATCTCGATTTCTTAGAGCTTGAGAACAGATCTGAATTCTTAGGTGTGGCAAAAAGAGAAGTAACTGCATGA
- a CDS encoding NAD(P)-dependent oxidoreductase, which translates to MTKISYLGMGIMGRGMAGNLLKAGYPVTVWNRSPERCESLVRQGAVQATTPARAVADADLIMYCLSDDAAVEDLLFGDGDLLSAVQPGQTVVDLTTVHPDTSRKSAAAYAKKGVRFLDAPVFGSRNEAAQGGLWIVVGGDKELYEQVKPILQVLSETTHYMGGTAQGSSMKLVGNLVVASQLEALGEAMVLATRAGLDPEDVLGVLHVTDFKSPIFDGVGHALIERDFSTHFALKLMLKDANLIARFAQDLNVPIPASAATRENIKAAVNKGWGELNASAMIRNLEDQAGVEVKK; encoded by the coding sequence GTGACAAAAATCTCTTATCTTGGTATGGGAATCATGGGACGGGGCATGGCTGGAAATCTGCTCAAAGCCGGCTATCCTGTAACCGTGTGGAATCGGTCACCCGAACGCTGCGAATCGCTGGTCAGGCAAGGTGCTGTGCAGGCCACCACCCCTGCTCGGGCGGTGGCCGACGCTGACCTGATCATGTACTGCCTCAGCGACGATGCCGCAGTCGAGGACTTGCTTTTCGGCGATGGCGACCTGCTGTCGGCCGTGCAGCCAGGCCAGACGGTCGTCGATTTGACCACCGTGCACCCGGACACCAGTCGCAAATCTGCCGCGGCCTATGCCAAAAAGGGAGTTCGATTCCTGGATGCGCCTGTCTTTGGCAGCAGAAACGAGGCTGCACAGGGTGGCTTGTGGATTGTGGTTGGCGGCGACAAGGAACTTTACGAGCAGGTCAAGCCGATTTTGCAGGTGCTCAGCGAAACTACCCACTACATGGGCGGCACAGCGCAGGGCTCCTCCATGAAGCTGGTCGGCAATCTCGTGGTGGCGTCCCAGCTGGAGGCGCTGGGCGAGGCCATGGTCCTGGCGACCAGGGCGGGCCTTGATCCTGAAGATGTCCTGGGCGTATTGCATGTCACCGATTTTAAGTCGCCCATATTCGACGGCGTGGGTCATGCCTTGATTGAGCGCGACTTCAGCACCCATTTTGCCCTCAAACTGATGTTGAAGGATGCCAACTTGATTGCTCGCTTCGCCCAGGACCTGAACGTACCCATTCCTGCAAGTGCCGCCACCCGTGAGAATATCAAGGCCGCGGTGAACAAGGGCTGGGGCGAGCTGAACGCCTCCGCCATGATACGAAACCTGGAAGACCAGGCCGGTGTTGAAGTGAAGAAATAA
- the eda gene encoding bifunctional 4-hydroxy-2-oxoglutarate aldolase/2-dehydro-3-deoxy-phosphogluconate aldolase, with translation MNTTLQQLGDMGLIPVVAIDDAEDAPDLGEALLQGGLPCVEITFRTAAATDAIQSIAARFPEMVVGAGTVLSVAQAEEAVSRGASFIVSPGFDPQVVDWCLDNDVAVMPGVMTPSEITAALNKDLPVLKFFPAEAAGGVKLLKAIGGPFVGVKFVPTGGINVTNLPDYLRLPAVHACGGSWIVKRQLIADGDFDAIARLTAEAVEIVRQVR, from the coding sequence ATGAATACAACTCTCCAACAGCTTGGCGACATGGGACTCATCCCGGTTGTCGCCATCGACGACGCCGAAGATGCCCCCGATCTGGGCGAGGCTTTGCTGCAGGGCGGGCTGCCCTGTGTCGAGATTACCTTCCGCACAGCAGCGGCCACCGACGCCATTCAATCGATCGCGGCCAGGTTTCCCGAGATGGTGGTCGGCGCCGGCACTGTGCTCTCTGTAGCTCAGGCCGAAGAGGCCGTTTCCCGCGGGGCAAGCTTTATCGTCTCCCCAGGCTTTGATCCCCAGGTGGTCGACTGGTGCCTCGATAACGATGTTGCGGTGATGCCCGGCGTGATGACCCCCAGCGAGATCACAGCGGCTCTCAACAAGGACCTGCCGGTGCTCAAATTCTTTCCCGCGGAGGCGGCCGGCGGCGTCAAGTTACTGAAGGCGATCGGTGGGCCGTTTGTGGGTGTTAAGTTTGTGCCGACCGGCGGCATCAATGTGACGAACCTGCCCGATTATCTGCGGCTACCTGCCGTTCATGCCTGCGGCGGCAGTTGGATTGTCAAGCGGCAGCTCATCGCTGACGGTGATTTCGATGCGATTGCCCGCCTGACCGCCGAGGCAGTCGAGATTGTGCGACAGGTGCGATGA
- a CDS encoding autoinducer 2 ABC transporter substrate-binding protein, translating to MKRLFPVVAVVLIFAMLVSACAAPVSVPAPAAEQAPAEEAPAAEKPAEEASEEPLEFVTVVKIAGISWFNRMEDGVNAWGDEHPGVNATLVGPAEADAAQQIAIIEDLIAQGVDALCVVPMDPTQLDPVLKKAMDAGITVITHEASNQENMHYDIEAFDNTAFGAGLMDRLAAEMGEEGEYVVFVGSLGSKTHNEWVDGGIARQKEAYPNMVMAGDKVEAFDDAEIAYQKAKEVLAAYPNLKGFQSSASTDPVGIGRAIEEAGLQDEVSEVGTTLPSIVGDLFDTGAVDYIGFWDPAVAGAACNQIALMYINGEEIGEGTDLGIDGYNNLIAEGNVLYGDGAVYVNAESAPDYPF from the coding sequence ATGAAACGTCTGTTTCCCGTCGTAGCTGTAGTTTTGATCTTCGCCATGCTCGTATCTGCATGCGCCGCCCCCGTTTCCGTGCCAGCGCCCGCCGCCGAACAAGCGCCGGCGGAAGAAGCCCCTGCTGCTGAAAAACCGGCGGAAGAAGCCAGTGAAGAACCCCTGGAGTTTGTGACCGTCGTCAAGATCGCCGGCATTAGCTGGTTCAACCGCATGGAAGATGGCGTCAACGCCTGGGGCGATGAACATCCAGGAGTCAATGCCACCCTCGTCGGCCCGGCCGAGGCCGACGCCGCCCAGCAGATCGCTATCATCGAGGACCTGATCGCCCAGGGAGTGGACGCCCTGTGTGTCGTTCCCATGGACCCAACCCAGCTCGATCCGGTGCTCAAGAAAGCTATGGACGCCGGCATCACTGTCATCACCCACGAAGCCAGCAACCAGGAGAACATGCACTACGACATCGAGGCCTTCGACAACACCGCTTTTGGCGCCGGTCTTATGGATCGCCTGGCCGCTGAGATGGGTGAAGAGGGCGAATACGTCGTATTCGTGGGCAGCCTTGGTTCCAAGACTCACAACGAGTGGGTGGACGGCGGTATTGCACGCCAGAAAGAGGCCTATCCCAACATGGTTATGGCCGGCGACAAAGTCGAAGCGTTCGACGACGCCGAGATCGCCTACCAGAAGGCCAAAGAGGTCCTGGCGGCCTATCCCAACCTCAAGGGCTTCCAGAGCAGTGCCTCCACTGATCCCGTCGGCATCGGCCGCGCCATTGAGGAAGCCGGCTTGCAGGATGAGGTCTCTGAAGTGGGTACGACCCTGCCCTCCATTGTCGGTGATCTGTTTGACACCGGCGCCGTCGATTACATTGGCTTCTGGGATCCGGCCGTAGCCGGCGCCGCCTGCAACCAGATTGCTCTGATGTATATCAATGGTGAGGAAATCGGTGAGGGTACCGACCTGGGTATCGATGGCTACAACAACCTGATCGCTGAAGGCAACGTATTGTACGGCGACGGCGCTGTCTACGTTAATGCCGAGAGCGCGCCAGATTATCCGTTCTAG
- a CDS encoding ABC transporter permease, producing the protein MNRIFRRNETLVAITIVGLCLIIGLNNPTFFTVGNLFTLLRSSIVTGIFAMGVLIVLISGGIDVSFTAVAVFALHATTKLLMAYSPDAPIWLFFIVAAVIGLGLGMINAFFIAQFKLPTLIVTLGTLSMIHGFLLFAIGNQIIRDVPPAMTAFARSSLMNIPQERGMAILHPAVIMTIVIAFGVWLLLRYTMLGRGIYALGGAPEAADRAGFNITRIQYFIYAFVGLLSGIAGMTFGSLARQSNPQDIVGMELNVIAAVVLGGATLTGGRGTVIGTILGVILVIIANNSLILIGVPTVWQRVVIGIIILVGTGIPAIQARRAGKQSFGLADA; encoded by the coding sequence ATGAACCGCATCTTTCGCCGCAACGAAACCCTGGTGGCCATAACCATTGTCGGCCTGTGCCTCATCATTGGGCTCAACAACCCGACCTTTTTCACCGTCGGCAATCTATTTACCCTCCTGCGCAGCAGCATTGTCACCGGCATCTTCGCCATGGGGGTGCTTATCGTGCTCATCTCGGGAGGGATCGACGTCTCCTTTACAGCGGTCGCTGTCTTCGCCTTACACGCAACCACCAAGCTGCTCATGGCCTATTCGCCCGATGCGCCGATCTGGTTGTTCTTTATTGTCGCCGCGGTCATCGGGCTGGGATTGGGAATGATCAACGCCTTCTTTATTGCCCAGTTTAAGCTGCCCACCCTGATCGTGACCCTGGGCACCCTCAGCATGATCCACGGTTTTCTGCTCTTCGCCATCGGCAACCAGATCATCCGGGATGTACCGCCGGCCATGACGGCCTTTGCCCGGTCGTCGCTGATGAATATTCCCCAGGAGAGAGGCATGGCCATCCTGCATCCGGCTGTCATTATGACGATAGTCATTGCCTTTGGCGTGTGGCTGCTTTTGAGGTATACGATGTTGGGTCGAGGCATCTATGCCCTGGGCGGCGCCCCCGAGGCCGCCGACCGGGCCGGTTTCAACATCACCCGCATCCAATATTTCATCTATGCCTTTGTCGGCCTATTATCGGGAATCGCCGGCATGACCTTCGGCTCGCTTGCCCGCCAGTCCAATCCCCAGGACATCGTCGGCATGGAGTTGAACGTGATCGCCGCCGTGGTCCTGGGCGGCGCAACCCTGACCGGCGGCCGCGGCACGGTGATCGGCACTATCCTGGGCGTGATCCTGGTGATCATTGCCAACAACAGCCTGATTCTGATCGGCGTCCCCACCGTCTGGCAACGGGTCGTCATTGGCATCATCATCCTGGTTGGTACGGGCATCCCTGCCATCCAGGCACGCCGCGCCGGCAAACAATCTTTCGGCCTGGCGGATGCTTAG
- a CDS encoding sugar ABC transporter ATP-binding protein, which translates to MTDELLHLTGIFKSFAGVHALRGVDLTIEPGRIHCLVGENGCGKSTLIKIIAGVYERDAGTVIINGKEFEEIEPIDAIREGIQVIYQDFSLFPNLTVAENIALNEELAEGRRLVNWRWVHQVAEDALAQIEVDLPLDAYVEEMSVANKQLIAIAKALRRNAQLIIMDEPTSALTEREIRNLFSVIHRLQRRRGIAFLFISHKLNEVLEISETMIVMRNGRIVSVGERSEYDNARLTYEMTGHAISEESYEFTPDTSQPALLKVEGLSAGDMLEDITFELRGGEIVGVTGLLGSGRTELALALYGILSTDAGLIYMNGKQVEINSIQDAISHDIGYLPEDRLTEGLFLEQSVGRNLVVRIIDSLRGALGLTDPRQVDEQVDKWVEALRIKTSDPELPVYTLSGGNQQRVVLAKWLASKPRLMIMNGPTVGVDIGSKNELHDMMKQLAGEGMGLLVISDDIPELLQTCNLILLMRHGRIVERILPQETDENELSAKLIEE; encoded by the coding sequence ATGACCGATGAACTTCTGCACCTCACTGGCATCTTCAAATCCTTTGCCGGCGTGCATGCGCTTCGGGGGGTCGATCTGACCATCGAACCGGGCAGAATCCACTGCCTGGTCGGGGAGAACGGCTGCGGTAAATCGACGCTGATCAAGATCATCGCCGGTGTCTACGAGCGGGACGCTGGCACAGTGATCATCAACGGCAAGGAATTCGAGGAAATCGAGCCTATCGACGCCATCCGTGAGGGCATCCAGGTTATCTATCAGGACTTTTCCCTCTTTCCAAATCTGACGGTTGCCGAAAACATCGCTCTGAATGAGGAGCTGGCCGAGGGCCGGCGCCTGGTCAACTGGCGGTGGGTCCATCAAGTCGCCGAAGACGCATTGGCGCAGATCGAGGTGGACCTTCCTCTCGACGCGTACGTAGAGGAAATGTCGGTCGCCAACAAACAGCTCATCGCCATTGCCAAGGCCCTGCGCCGGAATGCCCAGCTCATTATCATGGATGAGCCCACCAGCGCGCTGACCGAGCGAGAGATCCGCAACCTCTTCTCGGTGATTCACAGGTTACAAAGACGTCGCGGTATTGCCTTCCTCTTCATCAGCCACAAGCTGAACGAAGTGCTGGAGATATCCGAGACGATGATCGTCATGCGAAATGGCAGGATCGTCAGCGTAGGCGAGCGCAGCGAATACGACAATGCCCGCCTCACCTACGAGATGACAGGCCACGCCATTTCCGAGGAATCATACGAGTTTACACCAGACACAAGCCAACCTGCCCTGCTCAAGGTCGAAGGCCTTTCTGCCGGCGACATGCTGGAGGATATCACCTTTGAACTGCGAGGGGGTGAAATCGTGGGCGTAACCGGCCTGCTGGGCTCGGGTCGCACCGAATTGGCTCTCGCTCTTTATGGTATTTTGTCCACTGACGCCGGCCTCATCTACATGAATGGCAAACAGGTCGAGATCAATTCTATTCAGGACGCCATTAGCCACGACATTGGCTATCTGCCCGAGGATCGCCTCACCGAGGGACTCTTCCTGGAACAGTCCGTCGGTCGCAACCTGGTGGTTCGCATCATCGATAGTCTGCGTGGCGCGTTGGGCCTGACCGATCCCCGGCAGGTCGACGAACAGGTGGACAAATGGGTCGAAGCACTCCGCATAAAAACCTCCGATCCTGAACTGCCGGTTTATACGTTATCGGGTGGAAACCAACAGCGTGTCGTGCTGGCCAAGTGGCTGGCCAGCAAACCGCGCCTCATGATCATGAATGGGCCAACGGTTGGCGTGGATATCGGCTCGAAAAACGAACTACACGATATGATGAAACAACTGGCGGGTGAAGGCATGGGGCTACTGGTGATCTCCGACGACATTCCTGAGCTGTTGCAGACCTGCAACCTCATTCTGCTGATGCGCCACGGGCGCATCGTCGAGAGGATATTGCCTCAGGAAACGGACGAAAACGAACTGTCCGCCAAGCTGATCGAGGAATAG